The following are encoded together in the Phragmites australis chromosome 19, lpPhrAust1.1, whole genome shotgun sequence genome:
- the LOC133899993 gene encoding cytosolic sulfotransferase 5-like, which translates to MIVGENGCTDTFAKYEALVSSLPATQGLWNYTYRKYNGFWYPEHLMAPTLIMRDTFVARPTDVILATIPKSGATWLKALAFCVVHRGRHAPTNERHPLLVSSPHELVPFLHSVHENYRSGPPDLLLEEMPSPRVLALHTPFSALPASVQESGCRVVYLCRDPKDVFVSLHHYLNEIKPARFAMTPFAESFDLFCNGVSGFGPVWDHMAEYWKESVARTEEVMFLRYEHLKEDTVGCMMRLAEFLGCPFTDEERASCVPEAVVAMCSMERMKSVEANQVGEHGAGEFTFRNSVFFRKGEVGDWKAHMTADMARRLDGIVEEKLRGSGLSLTGN; encoded by the coding sequence ATGATCGTCGGCGAGAACGGATGCACGGACACCTTCGCCAAGTATGAGGCACTCGTATCCTCCCTACCGGCCACCCAGGGCCTCTGGAATTACACATACCGGAAGTACAATGGCTTCTGGTACCCGGAGCATCTGATGGCGCCGACGCTGATCATGCGGGACACGTTCGTCGCCCGTCCAACGGACGTCATCCTTGCCACCATACCCAAGTCCGGCGCGACGTGGCTCAAGGCGCTCGCCTTTTGCGTGGTGCACCGCGGCCGCCACGCGCCGACCAACGAGCGCCACCCGCTCCTCGTCTCCAGCCCGCACGAGCTGGTCCCGTTCCTGCACTCCGTGCACGAGAACTACCGCTCGGGCCCGCCCGACCTGCTCCTCGAAGAGATGCCGTCTCCGCGTGTCCTGGCCCTGCACACGCCGTTCTCGGCCTTGCCGGCGTCGGTGCAGGAGTCCGGGTGCCGCGTCGTCTACCTTTGCCGAGACCCAAAGGACGTgttcgtctcgctccaccactaCCTCAACGAGATCAAGCCCGCGAGATTCGCCATGACACCGTTCGCCGAGTCGTTCGACCTGTTCTGCAACGGCGTGTCAGGGTTCGGGCCGGTGTGGGACCACATGGCCGAGTACTGGAAGGAGAGCGTGGCGCGGACGGAGGAGGTGATGTTCCTCCGGTACGAGCACCTGAAGGAGGACACTGTGGGCTGCATGATGCGGCTGGCGGAGTTCCTGGGCTGCCCGTTCACTGACGAGGAGAGGGCGAGCTGTGTCCCCGAGGCTGTCGTGGCAATGTGCAGCATGGAAAGGATGAAGAGCGTCGAGGCCAACCAGGTCGGGGAGCACGGAGCTGGAGAATTCACGTTCAGAAACTCAGTCTTCTTCAGGAAGGGGGAGGTCGGGGACTGGAAGGCGCACATGACGGCAGATATGGCGCGGAGGCTCGACGGCATCGTTGAGGAGAAGCTGCGAGGATCTGGGCTCTCCCTGACCGGCAACTGA